TGTAATTTTCTTCTGATAACTAACGTTGCTTTGTCTAaaatacaattttttgttttcttccacAGGCATCCACTCGTCACTATGCGAGGTCAAGCGACAGTATCACAGTGAGGAGGAATTTGATAATGGCGAAGGGCATTGGGCTGTTCCTGACAGTGTAGCTTTGGAGGCTGCAGACATGTTGAATACCAGTAACAGACAACCAGGAGATTTTGTTAATGCAACTGAACTTGTTGAAAGTCCCCATGTAGTTGACCTTGGTGGAAAAACACATGAAGAAAGTGGAAATACGACAACCTCACCAATGGAAGAGGCATGTAAAGTACCAATAGACTGGCTAAAAGGCTTTCAAGAAATAATTAAGGATTACAGATTCTCGGACGACTGGTTAAAGAATCCAAGAGGTGTACCCCTGATAGACTGCAGTGCTTTAGTGATCAACACAGAAACAAAGCTtcaatgccctctgccatcagtcaaTAAAACAAACGAAACAAATGTCTCAAGTTTTACCATCAGTCTAACAGATGTGGACATAAACTTTTCAGATGATGTAAATTTCCCTCTTTGTCCACCATTAGAGAAACTTCTCAATCCAACATTCAATTGCTCTGATAGGATAGAAGGCAATCTGAGAATCACAGTGTGCCATATTCCAAAGCAATGGCTAAAAGACCAAACTATTATAACAAAACTCAACTGCACAAACAATGGAAATACAACAACTGGAACAGAAACATGTATAATTTCCAAGGAAATCGTCCAGAAAAATATGACCCATATGATGGACTGTGAATCCTCAGATGACAATGGGATAGAGTGTTTAGTCCCCAAAGGATGGCTGAAATATAATGTATTTTCCATTTTGTCTTGCACTGAGCATGAAAATGACACTTTACGGAATTGCCTGTTTCCAAACAATTTGATAACTACTGATACCCCAACGGAAAACTGTGCAACTACAAAAGATGGCAATTCAACAGACTGTCCTATTTACACTGGTATAAACTGTACAAAAAATAGTAATACCACAAAATTACAGTGCTGGACGCCACATGAATGGCTGGCAGAAGTGGACAATGCAGCAAAATTAAATTGCACAAATGCTAACAACAACAGTACACAGAAAGTTTGTAGTATTCCAAAAGAATGGCTACGAGGTCAACTGGAAAATTCCAGTGAAAATACCACTGGAAATAACACTAATGAAACAATATGTTACATTCCTAAGCAGCTGTTAAATGACAAGAGTAACATGACTCAGCCAAACTGTTCATCAGAAAATCTTACGATGACTTGCCAGATTCCAAATGAAGCCTTCAACATCACAACAATGTGCCCACTgtttgaagaaattaaagaaacatcaGATGCACTACGTTGTGTAATACAGTATGAAGGAAATTTCACCACTTTTGTTTGTACCGAAT
The Schistocerca gregaria isolate iqSchGreg1 chromosome 1, iqSchGreg1.2, whole genome shotgun sequence genome window above contains:
- the LOC126283537 gene encoding uncharacterized protein LOC126283537 isoform X4; the protein is MGYRLLVLWTISCLCIHSSLCEVKRQYHSEEEFDNGEGHWAVPDSVALEAADMLNTSNRQPGDFVNATELVESPHVVDLGGKTHEESGNTTTSPMEEACKVPIDWLKGFQEIIKDYRFSDDWLKNPRGVPLIDCSALVINTETKLQCPLPSVNKTNETNVSSFTISLTDVDINFSDDVNFPLCPPLEKLLNPTFNCSDRIEGNLRITVCHIPKQWLKDQTIITKLNCTNNGNTTTGTETCIISKEIVQKNMTHMMDCESSDDNGIECLVPKGWLKYNVFSILSCTEHENDTLRNCLFPNNLITTDTPTENCATTKDGNSTDCPIYTGINCTKNSNTTKLQCWTPHEWLAEVDNAAKLNCTNANNNSTQKVCSIPKEWLRGQLENSSENTTGNNTNETICYIPKQLLNDKSNMTQPNCSSENLTMTCQIPNEAFNITTMCPLFEEIKETSDALRCVIQYEGNFTTFVCTESEDQALQNETESCNTSTEVLNISSTEAETGTEDSSTTEDTKNNSSQTTEQYHANVDNSSEISTVAVPYLIDTTTESYSNSNNVSVKLNTVKDEDASSGGVNYEETEHNQGSAIEIAQSSNEPNTKISPAAPGQAESKSDSVHENEVVQYEAAAALSQLHTAHSHATVNEQTVTFLRPTESAAILVGVFIAFAVLGYAGLLIWRRMLEKRYGNRQLLINEDDDFSNANNFEL
- the LOC126283537 gene encoding uncharacterized protein LOC126283537 isoform X3 — translated: MHFRAHVYYTCFLVTVHTATFESWSVEFWFTLFIGIHSSLCEVKRQYHSEEEFDNGEGHWAVPDSVALEAADMLNTSNRQPGDFVNATELVESPHVVDLGGKTHEESGNTTTSPMEEACKVPIDWLKGFQEIIKDYRFSDDWLKNPRGVPLIDCSALVINTETKLQCPLPSVNKTNETNVSSFTISLTDVDINFSDDVNFPLCPPLEKLLNPTFNCSDRIEGNLRITVCHIPKQWLKDQTIITKLNCTNNGNTTTGTETCIISKEIVQKNMTHMMDCESSDDNGIECLVPKGWLKYNVFSILSCTEHENDTLRNCLFPNNLITTDTPTENCATTKDGNSTDCPIYTGINCTKNSNTTKLQCWTPHEWLAEVDNAAKLNCTNANNNSTQKVCSIPKEWLRGQLENSSENTTGNNTNETICYIPKQLLNDKSNMTQPNCSSENLTMTCQIPNEAFNITTMCPLFEEIKETSDALRCVIQYEGNFTTFVCTESEDQALQNETESCNTSTEVLNISSTEAETGTEDSSTTEDTKNNSSQTTEQYHANVDNSSEISTVAVPYLIDTTTESYSNSNNVSVKLNTVKDEDASSGGVNYEETEHNQGSAIEIAQSSNEPNTKISPAAPGQAESKSDSVHENEVVQYEAAAALSQLHTAHSHATVNEQTVTFLRPTESAAILVGVFIAFAVLGYAGLLIWRRMLEKRYGNRQLLINEDDDFSNANNFEL
- the LOC126283537 gene encoding uncharacterized protein LOC126283537 isoform X1, whose amino-acid sequence is MHFRAHVYYTCFLVTVHTATFESWSVEFWFTLFIGIHSSLCEVKRQYHSEEEFDNGEGHWAVPDSVALEAADMLNTSNRQPGDFVNATELVESPHVVDLGGKTHEESGNTTTSPMEEACKVPIDWLKGFQEIIKDYRFSDDWLKNPRGVPLIDCSALVINTETKLQCPLPSVNKTNETNVSSFTISLTDVDINFSDDVNFPLCPPLEKLLNPTFNCSDRIEGNLRITVCHIPKQWLKDQTIITKLNCTNNGNTTTGTETCIISKEIVQKNMTHMMDCESSDDNGIECLVPKGWLKYNVFSILSCTEHENDTLRNCLFPNNLITTDTPTENCATTKDGNSTDCPIYTGINCTKNSNTTKLQCWTPHEWLAEVDNAAKLNCTNANNNSTQKVCSIPKEWLRGQLENSSENTTGNNTNETICYIPKQLLNDKSNMTQPNCSSENLTMTCQIPNEAFNITTMCPLFEEIKETSDALRCVIQYEGNFTTFVCTESEDQALQNETESCNTSTEVLNISSTEAETGTEDSSTTEDTKNNSSQTTEQYHANVDNSSEISTVAVPYLIDTTTESYSNSNNVSVKLNTVKDEDASSGGVNYEETEHNQGSAIEIAQSSNEPNTKISPAAPGQAESKSDSVHENEVVQYEAAAALSQLHTAHSHATVNEQTVTFLRPTESAAILVGVFIAFAVLGYAGLLIWRRMLEKRYGNRQLLINEDDDFSNANNFEMPMYELQERFWPRGVDRGISSCDNTQKSLNKK
- the LOC126283537 gene encoding uncharacterized protein LOC126283537 isoform X2, producing the protein MGYRLLVLWTISCLCIHSSLCEVKRQYHSEEEFDNGEGHWAVPDSVALEAADMLNTSNRQPGDFVNATELVESPHVVDLGGKTHEESGNTTTSPMEEACKVPIDWLKGFQEIIKDYRFSDDWLKNPRGVPLIDCSALVINTETKLQCPLPSVNKTNETNVSSFTISLTDVDINFSDDVNFPLCPPLEKLLNPTFNCSDRIEGNLRITVCHIPKQWLKDQTIITKLNCTNNGNTTTGTETCIISKEIVQKNMTHMMDCESSDDNGIECLVPKGWLKYNVFSILSCTEHENDTLRNCLFPNNLITTDTPTENCATTKDGNSTDCPIYTGINCTKNSNTTKLQCWTPHEWLAEVDNAAKLNCTNANNNSTQKVCSIPKEWLRGQLENSSENTTGNNTNETICYIPKQLLNDKSNMTQPNCSSENLTMTCQIPNEAFNITTMCPLFEEIKETSDALRCVIQYEGNFTTFVCTESEDQALQNETESCNTSTEVLNISSTEAETGTEDSSTTEDTKNNSSQTTEQYHANVDNSSEISTVAVPYLIDTTTESYSNSNNVSVKLNTVKDEDASSGGVNYEETEHNQGSAIEIAQSSNEPNTKISPAAPGQAESKSDSVHENEVVQYEAAAALSQLHTAHSHATVNEQTVTFLRPTESAAILVGVFIAFAVLGYAGLLIWRRMLEKRYGNRQLLINEDDDFSNANNFEMPMYELQERFWPRGVDRGISSCDNTQKSLNKK